The following coding sequences are from one Leptolyngbya sp. NIES-3755 window:
- a CDS encoding creatininase (similar to AA sequence:cyanobase_aa:NIES39_K02640) has product MHPLLMGCLSWVEYQQRIQESSIVLIPCGALEQHGPHLPLGTDALLSSAIAQGVAEQINGIVAPTFSYGYKSQPKSGGGQHFPGTTSLDGHTLSQMLRDVIREFDRQGVKHLVVLDGHYENQWFLTEGIDLARREIGQTHLRVMRLEYWDFLSEATLETAFPEGFPGFALEHAAVMETSLMLHYYPDLVRLHLIPDDPPADFPPYDLYPPRLEWVPASGVLSSAKTATADKGTLMANQVIESIAAAIRQEFQAV; this is encoded by the coding sequence ATGCACCCGTTATTAATGGGCTGTCTGAGTTGGGTGGAATATCAGCAACGAATACAAGAAAGTTCGATCGTCTTAATTCCCTGTGGCGCATTAGAGCAGCATGGTCCGCATTTGCCATTGGGAACCGATGCTTTATTGAGTAGTGCGATCGCTCAAGGAGTCGCAGAACAGATCAATGGCATTGTTGCTCCAACCTTTAGCTATGGTTATAAATCTCAGCCCAAATCGGGTGGCGGACAGCACTTTCCAGGAACCACCAGTCTAGACGGTCATACCTTGAGCCAAATGCTGCGGGATGTGATTCGAGAGTTCGATCGTCAAGGCGTGAAGCATCTTGTTGTTCTGGATGGACACTATGAGAATCAGTGGTTTTTGACTGAAGGCATTGATCTTGCACGGCGGGAAATTGGACAGACTCATTTGCGAGTGATGCGATTAGAATATTGGGATTTTTTAAGTGAAGCCACTTTAGAAACTGCTTTTCCAGAAGGCTTTCCAGGATTTGCACTAGAACATGCGGCTGTAATGGAAACCTCATTAATGTTGCACTATTATCCTGATTTAGTGCGATTGCATCTGATTCCTGATGATCCACCTGCTGATTTTCCGCCTTATGATCTTTATCCACCGAGATTAGAATGGGTTCCTGCTTCTGGAGTGCTTTCTTCTGCAAAAACTGCGACTGCTGATAAAGGCACATTAATGGCAAATCAAGTGATCGAAAGTATCGCAGCGGCAATTCGACAGGAATTTCAGGCAGTGTAA